A genomic region of Haliotis asinina isolate JCU_RB_2024 chromosome 1, JCU_Hal_asi_v2, whole genome shotgun sequence contains the following coding sequences:
- the LOC137291440 gene encoding uncharacterized protein encodes MTLRVLYTGIRRHLRVYMGFTAVPVRYYEIIPKAYRPYRKTGERNYGSRLGKQNVGYVEPVRERILSLAKTIPFTDKHSVFSIADYGAADGSTAMAIFRELLATLKDHHGPDTQFQVTYEDLEMNDFNSLFKRMSGIIPDPPSYLLEMDNVYVLASGTNFYKQCVPSNSIHFMMSMTSVHWLSRTPTTFKYSIYKDAQSSAEETTALNTQAELDWETFLLSRSTELKRGGLLVVGVPAECQDRTTGENRYTLYSFVGLLNEIWKEYSESGKISRDEFVNTNMSTYWRTMKEVRKPFDERRSPVSRSGLTLLSSETAVIPDVFYNDWKEKKDKEGIDDREEFARMYTSAHRNWGNSTFMNGLSNSRSLEETEQVVDALYSEVKKRIVKMHPEIFKDDLKFIYIVIRKE; translated from the coding sequence ATGACTCTTCGGGTCCTCTACACAGGAATCAGAAGACATCTACGAGTTTACATGGGATTTACAGCTGTCCCAGTGAGATACTATGAAATTATTCCTAAAGCGTACCGCCCATATCGAAAAACAGGTGAGAGAAATTATGGATCAAGGCTCGGAAAACAAAATGTTGGGTATGTCGAACCAGTTCGAGAGAGAATTCTCAGCTTGGCCAAAACCATTCCTTTCACTGACAAACACTCAGTCTTCAGCATTGCCGACTATGGTGCAGCTGACGGTTCCACTGCCATGGCCATTTTCCGTGAGTTGTTGGCAACATTGAAAGATCATCATGGTCCCGATACCCAGTTCCAGGTaacctatgaagatctggaAATGAATGATTTCAATTCCCTCTTCAAACGCATGTCAGGAATCATCCCTGATCCACCGTCATACCTCCTGGAAATGGACAATGTCTATGTTCTTGCCTCAGGGACAAACTTCTACAAGCAGTGTGTACCATCAAACTCAATCCATTTCATGATGTCGATGACGTCTGTTCATTGGCTGTCAAGGACTCCAACCACCTTCAAATACTCGATTTACAAAGATGCCCAGAGTAGTGCTGAGGAGACGACTGCACTAAACACGCAGGCCGAGTTGGACTGGGAAACATTTTTACTAAGTAGAAGCACAGAACTGAAACGGGGAGGCTTACTTGTCGTAGGTGTTCCCGCTGAGTGTCAGGACAGAACCACTGGAGAAAACAGATACACCCTATATTCCTTTGTTGGACTATTGAATGAGATATGGAAAGAATACAGCGAATCTGGGAAAATCTCCAGAGATGAGTTCGTCAATACAAATATGTCCACTTATTGGCGCACCATGAAGGAGGTGAGAAAACCATTTGATGAAAGAAGGTCACCCGTTTCAAGGTCAGGATTGACCCTCTTGTCATCTGAAACTGCAGTGATCCCTGATGTATTTTATAACGATTGGAAAGAGAAGAAAGACAAAGAAGGAATCGATGATAGGGAGGAGTTTGCCAGGATGTACACATCTGCTCACAGGAACTGGGGCAACAGTACCTTCATGAATGGTCTCTCGAACTCCCGATCACTGGAGGAGACGGAGCAAGTAGTTGATGCTCTGTACAGCGAGGTGAAAAAACGCATTGTAAAGATGCACCCCGAAATATTCAAGGATGATTTGAAGTTTATATATATCGTAATCAGGAAGGAATAG